The proteins below are encoded in one region of Patescibacteria group bacterium:
- a CDS encoding NUDIX domain-containing protein — protein MGKKEILNIVDENDNIIGQEQRERVHKSGLLHREIHVWVYNDKGEVLLQKRAMDKDTFPGLFDASVGGHVDLNQTYEEAATRELEEEIGVKADIKDLSYLIKMRDKDYDQSTGMTNNRFWVVYAYKYNENKDNLRLEKGKAISLEFWPINRIMNASAEDREKFIPFLLGDKYSIIFQEIKNLIKQ, from the coding sequence ATGGGTAAGAAAGAAATACTAAATATTGTTGATGAAAACGATAATATAATCGGACAAGAACAGAGAGAAAGAGTACATAAGAGTGGATTATTACATCGAGAAATTCATGTCTGGGTTTATAACGATAAAGGCGAGGTGTTATTGCAGAAAAGAGCGATGGATAAAGATACTTTTCCTGGATTATTTGACGCATCTGTTGGTGGACACGTTGACTTAAACCAAACCTATGAAGAAGCTGCCACTAGAGAGCTAGAGGAAGAAATTGGCGTTAAGGCTGACATAAAAGATTTATCTTATCTTATTAAAATGAGAGACAAAGATTATGATCAAAGTACCGGAATGACCAATAATAGATTTTGGGTAGTTTATGCTTATAAATATAATGAGAACAAAGATAATTTAAGATTAGAAAAAGGAAAGGCGATAAGTCTGGAATTTTGGCCAATAAACAGAATTATGAACGCCTCGGCTGAAGATAGAGAAAAATTCATTCCATTTTTGCTCGGCGATAAATATTCAATAATTTTTCAAGAAATAAAAAATTTAATTAAACAATAA
- a CDS encoding FtsW/RodA/SpoVE family cell cycle protein: MPLILNQRFRLIDWGLIILIFLIVVFGLIVQYDLSFNNNTSGLSNFTKQLIYCLIGFILIFILSQLDFRYLKSISYIFYGVILLALVAVLLFGKTFHGVKGWLSFGIFNFQLVELAKLASIIALATFWQKTIRPLPFKRIILSLVFVLPPIILVALQPDFGSALVLFLTWLGIIVLVDNNPKHLVAIFLTIVLVLILMYFFVFHQYQRDRISTLLNPGADPLGRGYQTAQSAMAIGSGGWWGRGLSLSAHGSLSYLPAGQTDFIFAAIAERAGFLGCLIVFGLFFLLFSRLNKLVQKIYDNFAALLTIGILINLVIHFVINVGMNLGLLPVIGVPLPLLSYGGSYLLVTFIFIGLIQSISVHRLFIAQEKDLA, encoded by the coding sequence ATGCCACTGATATTAAATCAAAGATTTAGATTAATAGACTGGGGATTAATAATCCTTATTTTTCTTATAGTGGTTTTTGGTTTAATAGTGCAATATGATTTATCTTTTAATAATAACACAAGCGGGCTGTCTAATTTCACGAAGCAATTAATTTATTGTTTAATCGGTTTTATTTTGATTTTTATTTTAAGTCAATTAGATTTTCGCTATCTTAAATCAATTAGCTATATTTTTTACGGAGTAATTTTATTAGCCCTTGTCGCTGTTCTTTTGTTTGGCAAGACTTTCCACGGAGTGAAAGGTTGGTTGTCGTTTGGCATTTTCAATTTTCAATTGGTTGAGCTGGCGAAGCTCGCCTCCATTATTGCTTTGGCTACCTTTTGGCAAAAGACTATTCGGCCTCTGCCGTTTAAACGTATTATTTTAAGCTTGGTTTTTGTCTTGCCGCCGATAATTTTAGTCGCTTTACAGCCAGACTTTGGTTCGGCGCTGGTTTTATTTTTGACCTGGTTGGGCATTATTGTTTTAGTTGATAATAATCCTAAGCATCTGGTCGCGATTTTTTTAACCATTGTTTTAGTGCTTATTTTAATGTATTTTTTTGTCTTTCATCAATATCAACGAGATAGGATTAGCACTTTGTTAAATCCCGGAGCCGATCCGCTTGGTCGCGGGTATCAAACTGCGCAATCGGCGATGGCCATCGGTTCTGGCGGTTGGTGGGGCAGGGGATTGTCGCTTAGTGCGCATGGATCTCTCAGTTACTTGCCGGCCGGACAAACTGATTTTATTTTTGCCGCCATTGCCGAGCGAGCCGGATTTTTAGGATGTCTTATTGTCTTCGGTTTGTTCTTTTTGTTATTCAGCCGGCTTAATAAATTGGTACAAAAAATTTATGATAATTTTGCCGCGCTTTTGACCATCGGTATTTTAATAAATTTAGTTATTCATTTTGTTATAAATGTCGGAATGAATCTTGGTCTTTTGCCGGTCATTGGGGTTCCATTGCCTCTTTTAAGCTATGGCGGTAGTTATTTGTTGGTAACGTTTATCTTTATCGGTTTAATACAAAGCATTAGTGTTCATCGTTTATTTATCGCCCAAGAAAAAGATTTAGCATAA